In Brevibacillus brevis NBRC 100599, a single genomic region encodes these proteins:
- a CDS encoding PTS lactose/cellobiose transporter subunit IIA: MDHTDVIFQLILHGGNARSLAMEAIALAKNRDLPGAEDALKRAGEELGLAHQNQTALIQKEIAGEKTEISMLLIHAQDHLMNAITVKDLATEFVELYSQIHVGKEAGV; this comes from the coding sequence TTGGACCATACAGACGTTATTTTTCAACTAATACTTCACGGAGGAAACGCACGGAGTCTGGCAATGGAAGCGATCGCTCTGGCTAAAAATAGAGACTTGCCAGGCGCAGAGGATGCGTTGAAGCGTGCGGGAGAAGAGCTCGGTCTTGCACACCAAAATCAAACGGCACTTATCCAGAAGGAGATTGCGGGCGAAAAGACTGAGATCAGCATGCTCTTGATTCACGCCCAGGATCATTTGATGAACGCAATTACAGTCAAGGATTTGGCAACGGAGTTTGTAGAGCTGTACAGCCAAATCCATGTAGGCAAGGAGGCAGGAGTATGA
- the celB gene encoding PTS cellobiose transporter subunit IIC produces the protein MRVGGFVSFMENRMMPIAGKIAEQKHLQAIRDGIILTLPLLIIGSMFLIIGFIPIPGYDEFMIGIFGENWRTKLLYPVGATFDVMALIVSFGVAYRLAEKYKVDPLSAGAISVASFLLATPYKIMFTPEGTSVAQEVGGVIPLTLMGSQGLFVAMLLGILSTEIYRKIIQKKIVITMPDGVPPAVSRSFVALIPAGAVLLVVWLLRILLENTSFGSIHNIVKDLLVGPLSAVGSSLIGAIICVLLIHILWAIGLHGAAIVGGIMSPIWLTLMDQNRAAFQANPNGELPNVVTTQFFDMWIFAGGSGATLALVVLMVFRARSKQMKNIGRLSLGPGLFNINEPVTFGMPIVMNPLLIIPFVLAPVVLVIISYLAMSFGWVAKPSGVAVPWTTPLLISGYLATGGKVSGMVLQAVNFVIALAIYYPFFRLWDKQKVSEERASTASDSNAVSM, from the coding sequence ATGCGTGTGGGCGGATTTGTTTCATTTATGGAAAACCGCATGATGCCGATAGCGGGAAAAATTGCGGAGCAAAAGCATCTGCAGGCTATTCGTGACGGAATTATCCTTACATTGCCTTTGTTGATCATTGGTTCAATGTTCCTCATCATTGGCTTCATACCTATACCTGGTTATGACGAATTCATGATTGGGATTTTCGGTGAAAACTGGCGGACCAAGCTGCTGTATCCGGTAGGTGCAACGTTTGACGTCATGGCCTTGATCGTCAGCTTCGGCGTCGCCTACCGACTGGCGGAGAAATACAAGGTCGACCCGCTATCGGCAGGAGCCATTTCTGTCGCATCCTTCTTGCTCGCTACTCCATATAAAATCATGTTCACCCCGGAAGGAACGAGTGTAGCTCAAGAGGTGGGCGGAGTCATTCCTCTCACACTGATGGGCAGTCAGGGATTATTTGTCGCGATGCTATTGGGTATATTGTCGACAGAAATTTATCGCAAAATCATTCAAAAGAAAATTGTCATTACTATGCCAGATGGAGTGCCTCCCGCAGTTTCCCGTTCCTTTGTGGCATTGATCCCAGCTGGTGCGGTGCTTTTGGTGGTTTGGTTGTTGCGTATCCTCCTTGAAAACACGTCCTTCGGAAGTATTCACAATATTGTGAAGGATTTGCTCGTCGGACCACTCAGCGCTGTTGGCAGCAGCTTGATTGGGGCCATTATATGCGTGCTGCTTATTCACATTCTCTGGGCTATTGGCTTGCACGGTGCGGCGATTGTCGGTGGCATTATGAGTCCCATCTGGCTGACGCTGATGGACCAGAACCGAGCCGCTTTCCAGGCTAATCCCAACGGTGAATTGCCAAACGTCGTCACTACGCAATTTTTTGACATGTGGATATTCGCTGGGGGATCGGGTGCTACGTTAGCCCTCGTCGTCTTAATGGTATTTCGGGCACGCAGTAAACAGATGAAAAACATTGGCCGTCTTTCGCTTGGACCGGGTTTGTTTAACATCAATGAACCTGTCACGTTCGGTATGCCAATTGTTATGAATCCGCTTTTGATCATCCCATTTGTTCTGGCGCCTGTCGTATTGGTCATTATCAGCTATTTGGCCATGTCATTCGGTTGGGTGGCAAAACCAAGCGGGGTAGCAGTTCCGTGGACGACACCATTGTTGATCAGTGGATATTTGGCTACTGGTGGGAAGGTATCGGGTATGGTTCTCCAAGCGGTGAACTTCGTGATAGCGCTCGCGATCTACTATCCGTTCTTCCGTCTGTGGGATAAACAAAAGGTAAGCGAAGAAAGAGCCAGCACTGCTTCCGATAGTAATGCTGTGTCTATGTAA
- a CDS encoding sigma-54-dependent transcriptional regulator, with the protein MKRLDVIFQTLVDAGPDRKVSASDLAERLGLSRANVSSDLNRLWKEGRIEKEEGRPTLFFAKKGNDSLYLAETSLDRLAKTNKSLITRIEQAKAAVLYPPRGMHCLILGETGVGKSWFAGMIHEFAVDIGRMEKHAPFVIFNCADYANNPQLLISQLFGVKKGAYTGAEMDRKGLVEKADGGILFLDEVHRLPAEGQEIFFTFMDKGIFRRVGETEMERTAQVQIVMATTENPESSLLKTFMRRIPMVIKLPSLVERGLEERFRITMEIFQEEAFRLGREIQISANAVQAFLCYHCPNNIGQLKTDIQLTCASAYAEFISLKKNQLHVSVQDLPHHVKQGLLLVKDYKQELDQIIGTEHNCFVVQPSKEGIWIGRETGDTTDSVYEKIEQKIYELQNLGVSEEELEFDIENYFTTFIKGVHQRVNKGDMARIIDPFIIHLVEEIVRFAEAKLEKILSQKVIFGLALHIQTSKERLAQGKQIVNPQINHVRIKYKKEFAVALECVRMIEEAILMDLPIGEAGYLTMFFVLDDVSMEEERETIGVLVITHGSGGATAMVDVTNRLLVTQYARAIDLPLEEDSMSVLEKALKVAREIGSKAGLLLLVDMGSLLGFGEIIEREIGIPVKVIPMVSTPHVIEATRKAMLGHSLEDVYRDVLGISLYQREEQPKEQVQKHIPALTIVAACLSGEGSALFLKKLLESRLRYDESLLEFVPLQLIDKAQARSQLRKIKEERKILFVVSNYILDRELRHHSMDDVLNGEAMSDIQQVIDLEEAYLKMQESLGEHLQMVDGQDILADVRMCVGRMEERLNNYLVFDTRIGAYLHICCLVDRLKAGTQSVAYIQKDSFLLENRKLYSLIRHELLPLEDKYEVVISEDDVCFIMNFFIHNKTLA; encoded by the coding sequence GTGAAACGATTAGATGTAATATTCCAGACGTTAGTAGACGCTGGTCCTGATAGAAAAGTAAGCGCTTCAGATTTGGCTGAGAGGCTTGGTTTGAGTCGAGCGAATGTGAGCAGCGATTTGAACCGTTTGTGGAAGGAAGGACGAATCGAGAAGGAAGAAGGGCGTCCGACGCTGTTTTTTGCCAAGAAAGGAAACGATTCTCTCTATTTGGCGGAGACGTCGCTGGACAGGCTGGCGAAAACTAACAAGAGCTTGATCACGCGTATTGAGCAGGCAAAGGCGGCCGTTTTGTATCCGCCGAGAGGGATGCATTGCTTGATTTTGGGAGAAACAGGTGTAGGGAAGTCGTGGTTCGCCGGGATGATTCACGAGTTTGCCGTTGATATTGGACGCATGGAAAAGCATGCTCCTTTCGTGATTTTTAACTGTGCCGATTATGCCAACAACCCGCAGCTCTTAATCAGTCAATTGTTCGGAGTCAAAAAAGGGGCGTACACCGGAGCGGAGATGGATCGCAAAGGACTTGTGGAGAAGGCGGACGGTGGCATTCTCTTTCTCGATGAGGTGCATCGGCTGCCGGCGGAAGGACAGGAAATCTTTTTTACCTTTATGGATAAAGGCATATTCCGCCGAGTAGGGGAAACAGAGATGGAGCGGACGGCTCAGGTGCAGATTGTCATGGCCACGACAGAAAATCCGGAGTCGAGTCTCTTAAAAACGTTCATGAGGCGCATTCCCATGGTCATCAAGCTGCCATCTTTAGTGGAGCGTGGCTTGGAAGAGCGCTTTCGTATTACGATGGAAATTTTTCAAGAAGAGGCTTTTCGGTTGGGGAGAGAGATTCAGATATCGGCCAATGCTGTGCAGGCATTCTTGTGCTATCACTGCCCGAATAACATTGGACAGTTAAAAACGGATATTCAGCTCACCTGCGCCAGCGCCTATGCCGAATTCATTTCGTTAAAAAAGAATCAGCTGCACGTATCGGTTCAGGATTTGCCGCATCATGTCAAGCAAGGGCTGCTTTTGGTGAAGGATTACAAACAGGAGCTAGATCAAATCATTGGGACGGAGCACAACTGCTTTGTCGTGCAGCCATCCAAAGAGGGCATCTGGATCGGACGAGAAACAGGGGATACGACGGACAGTGTTTATGAAAAAATCGAGCAAAAAATATACGAGCTACAAAACCTCGGTGTGAGTGAAGAAGAATTGGAGTTTGACATCGAGAATTATTTTACGACCTTTATCAAAGGCGTCCATCAACGCGTGAATAAGGGCGACATGGCCCGGATTATTGATCCGTTCATCATTCATCTCGTGGAAGAGATCGTTCGTTTCGCAGAGGCCAAGCTGGAGAAGATTTTGAGCCAGAAGGTGATCTTTGGTCTCGCGCTGCATATTCAGACATCGAAGGAGCGCCTTGCACAAGGCAAGCAGATCGTGAATCCGCAAATCAACCACGTGCGAATCAAATACAAGAAAGAGTTTGCTGTGGCGCTAGAGTGCGTGCGCATGATAGAAGAAGCGATACTCATGGATCTGCCGATTGGTGAGGCTGGATATTTGACCATGTTTTTCGTGCTCGACGATGTCAGCATGGAGGAAGAACGGGAAACAATTGGGGTGCTCGTTATTACGCACGGCAGCGGCGGTGCGACAGCGATGGTCGATGTGACGAACCGATTGCTGGTCACACAATATGCGAGAGCCATCGATCTGCCGCTTGAAGAAGATTCCATGAGTGTTTTGGAAAAAGCACTGAAAGTAGCCAGAGAGATCGGAAGCAAGGCTGGACTGCTGTTGCTCGTAGATATGGGGTCGCTGCTCGGCTTTGGCGAGATTATTGAGCGGGAGATCGGCATTCCGGTCAAGGTCATTCCGATGGTCAGCACGCCGCATGTAATTGAAGCCACTCGAAAAGCCATGCTCGGTCATTCACTCGAGGATGTTTACCGTGATGTTTTGGGCATTTCGCTCTACCAGCGGGAGGAGCAGCCGAAGGAGCAGGTGCAAAAACATATTCCGGCGCTGACGATCGTCGCTGCCTGCTTGTCTGGGGAAGGCAGTGCCTTGTTTTTGAAAAAGCTGCTGGAATCGAGGCTCAGGTACGATGAGAGCCTGCTGGAATTTGTGCCGCTGCAACTGATCGATAAGGCTCAAGCCCGCAGTCAGCTTCGAAAAATTAAGGAGGAGAGAAAAATTCTCTTCGTGGTGAGCAATTACATTCTCGACCGCGAGTTGCGCCACCATAGCATGGACGATGTTTTGAACGGAGAGGCGATGTCTGATATCCAGCAAGTGATCGATCTGGAAGAGGCTTACTTGAAGATGCAAGAGTCGCTAGGAGAGCACCTGCAAATGGTAGACGGACAAGATATTCTCGCAGACGTGAGGATGTGTGTCGGCCGTATGGAGGAGCGACTGAACAATTATTTGGTTTTTGACACGCGAATTGGGGCCTACTTGCACATCTGCTGCCTGGTTGATCGCTTGAAAGCAGGGACGCAATCCGTGGCGTATATTCAAAAAGACAGTTTTTTGCTGGAGAACCGCAAGCTGTACAGCTTAATCCGACATGAATTATTGCCCCTGGAAGACAAGTATGAGGTAGTAATCAGCGAAGACGATGTCTGTTTTATCATGAATTTCTTCATACACAACAAAACACTGGCGTAA
- a CDS encoding PTS sugar transporter subunit IIB, with amino-acid sequence MNILLCCAAGMSTSLLVQKMEEAAREKGLDAKIWAVSADEVKNHIDQAAVLLLGPQVRYKLTEMKKEGASRGIPVDVISTVDYGTLNGKNVLEFALRLKQ; translated from the coding sequence ATGAATATTTTATTGTGTTGTGCAGCGGGTATGTCGACAAGCTTGTTGGTTCAAAAAATGGAGGAGGCTGCCAGAGAAAAAGGGTTGGACGCCAAAATATGGGCAGTTTCCGCAGATGAGGTAAAAAATCATATTGATCAAGCAGCAGTGCTCTTGCTGGGACCACAAGTTCGTTACAAACTGACAGAGATGAAAAAAGAAGGAGCATCCAGAGGAATTCCTGTAGATGTAATCAGCACGGTCGACTACGGTACATTGAACGGGAAAAACGTGCTTGAGTTTGCGCTTCGTCTAAAACAGTAG
- a CDS encoding response regulator: MNPIRVFLVEDDPVWRKGLIDFLNKEPDLTVVGEAGFKAEAIERFLPAKADVVLMDINLTENNLDGIETAIEFMALQADSKIIMLTSLTDEAVIVESFSAGAVNYISKSSFKEIPDAIRAAHNSQSAIHPTAAAALRNEFLRLKNDENQKLLSPAERDILQLIHQGHTQTQIEQSLHITKRTIKNHINRILKKMGVKTSKEAAAKASQKKLF; encoded by the coding sequence ATGAATCCAATCAGGGTATTTTTAGTAGAGGATGATCCCGTCTGGCGCAAAGGTCTCATTGACTTCCTGAACAAAGAGCCGGATCTCACTGTAGTAGGGGAAGCCGGGTTCAAGGCAGAAGCAATCGAGCGCTTTTTGCCTGCCAAAGCGGATGTCGTCCTGATGGACATTAACTTGACCGAGAACAATCTGGACGGGATCGAGACGGCAATAGAATTCATGGCCCTCCAGGCTGACAGTAAAATCATCATGCTCACCTCTCTGACAGACGAGGCAGTGATCGTGGAATCATTCTCAGCAGGTGCCGTCAATTACATCAGCAAATCAAGCTTCAAGGAAATTCCCGACGCTATCCGTGCCGCTCACAACAGCCAATCTGCCATTCACCCTACGGCCGCTGCGGCACTGCGCAACGAATTTTTGCGTTTGAAAAACGATGAAAATCAAAAGCTCTTATCTCCCGCGGAACGGGACATCCTACAGCTGATCCACCAAGGTCATACGCAGACGCAGATTGAACAATCTCTCCATATCACGAAGCGTACGATCAAAAACCACATCAACCGAATCCTCAAAAAAATGGGCGTCAAAACAAGCAAGGAAGCGGCCGCAAAAGCCAGCCAAAAAAAGCTATTCTAG
- a CDS encoding 6-phospho-beta-glucosidase has product MSGIKIVTIGGGSSYTPELVEGFIRRYDELPVRELWLVDIPEGEKKLQTVGALAKRMVEKAGVPIEIHLTQDRRKALAGADFVTTQMRVGLLDARIKDERIPLKYGVIGQETNGPGGLFKGLRTIPVIMDICRDMEELCPDAWLINFTNPAGMVTEAVLRYTNRKKVIGLCNVPIGMKMGVASVLGVEQSRVHIDFAGLNHMIFGLGVYLDGENVISQVMDKITGDQSGITMQNILDLGWDKDFIKALGILPCPYHRYYYQTRTMLEHELEEAEQKGTRAEVVKQVEAELFALYEDPDLDIKPPQLEKRGGAYYSEAACNLIYSIYNDKRDIQTVNVRNNGAIASIPDDSAVEVNCVITREGPIPLAVGDLPVPVRGLVQQIKSFERVAAEAAVTGNYHTALLAMNINPLVPSDVIAKKILDEMLEAHKEHLPQFFKPVT; this is encoded by the coding sequence ATGAGCGGAATCAAAATTGTAACGATCGGTGGAGGGTCTAGCTATACACCTGAGCTGGTGGAGGGCTTCATCAGGCGCTACGATGAATTGCCCGTGCGAGAGCTGTGGCTGGTTGATATTCCAGAGGGCGAGAAAAAGCTGCAAACAGTAGGTGCCTTGGCAAAAAGGATGGTAGAGAAGGCAGGGGTGCCTATCGAGATCCATTTGACGCAGGATCGGCGAAAAGCACTTGCGGGCGCAGATTTTGTTACGACACAAATGCGCGTGGGTCTATTGGATGCGCGAATCAAGGATGAGCGGATTCCTTTGAAATACGGAGTGATCGGTCAGGAAACGAATGGACCTGGAGGCTTGTTCAAAGGCCTGCGTACCATTCCGGTCATTATGGACATTTGTCGTGACATGGAAGAGCTATGTCCAGATGCTTGGCTGATTAACTTCACGAATCCGGCTGGAATGGTCACAGAGGCAGTGCTGCGGTATACCAACCGCAAAAAGGTCATTGGACTATGCAATGTTCCCATCGGGATGAAAATGGGTGTTGCCTCTGTTTTAGGCGTCGAGCAATCACGGGTTCATATTGACTTTGCCGGTTTGAATCATATGATCTTCGGACTGGGTGTGTACCTGGATGGGGAAAATGTCATTTCCCAGGTAATGGATAAAATAACGGGCGACCAATCGGGCATTACGATGCAAAACATTTTGGACCTTGGTTGGGATAAGGATTTCATCAAAGCATTGGGGATTCTCCCGTGCCCGTATCATCGTTATTACTACCAGACGCGCACGATGCTTGAGCATGAGCTGGAAGAAGCGGAGCAGAAGGGTACGCGGGCTGAAGTGGTCAAGCAGGTGGAAGCGGAGCTATTTGCGCTCTACGAAGATCCAGACTTGGATATCAAGCCTCCGCAGTTGGAGAAACGTGGCGGGGCCTATTACAGTGAGGCTGCTTGCAATCTGATTTACTCCATTTACAACGACAAGCGCGATATCCAGACGGTAAATGTTCGCAACAATGGGGCGATTGCCAGCATTCCGGATGATTCGGCAGTCGAAGTGAACTGCGTGATTACAAGAGAAGGGCCGATTCCTTTGGCTGTTGGTGACTTGCCTGTTCCTGTGCGCGGACTCGTACAGCAAATCAAATCGTTTGAGCGAGTGGCAGCTGAGGCAGCTGTAACGGGTAATTACCATACGGCGCTATTGGCGATGAATATTAACCCGCTGGTGCCGTCTGATGTGATCGCCAAAAAAATACTCGATGAAATGCTGGAGGCGCACAAGGAGCATCTGCCCCAGTTTTTCAAGCCTGTCACATAA
- a CDS encoding sensor histidine kinase, which translates to MMVFILFTIWALGLFVLFTDPKRTSIRWACATAFVGAGGFISGVIDETIMPYFAEYLAAKPGTTNTLILASRISSFICQVGLPYTFLMFAVHSAEFLSRKVKLTIQYAALILPLGMLWITPVYPELLFNYWIMVAWVIPFFLFSCTLLVVQYMREKDPLVKKNSFFTNVLIIIPLFFVFIFIYIMRIQNDYEAWRYNMLVVTIQFILIVAISLKYGFLGVRLRVEKKRLDSTLRALTSGAQIINHTIKNEAGKISLYADRIETYADETNQPSLKEDALVLMQSSQHMLDMMNRIQNQLRDVELREEPCDPGQIIEQVTQNLTPYILKQQVEVVSELDETLRLYGDGVQLREVITNLCMNALEAMKSGGKLHLQLFMSHKHLIITVADTGTGITKENLPHVLDPFFSTKRTGQNFGLGLSYCYNVMQKHQGQLEIYSEQGKGTTVFLFFPKKRVIINDSE; encoded by the coding sequence ATGATGGTTTTCATCTTGTTTACCATATGGGCATTGGGTCTGTTTGTTCTGTTCACAGACCCGAAACGAACGTCGATCCGCTGGGCTTGCGCGACTGCCTTTGTTGGGGCTGGGGGCTTTATCTCAGGCGTGATTGACGAGACGATCATGCCCTATTTTGCAGAATATCTGGCCGCAAAGCCCGGGACCACGAACACCCTGATATTGGCGAGCCGCATCTCCTCCTTTATTTGCCAGGTGGGTTTGCCTTACACGTTTCTCATGTTTGCCGTACACTCAGCTGAATTTTTGTCTCGCAAAGTAAAGCTGACGATACAATATGCTGCGCTCATCCTGCCGCTTGGGATGCTTTGGATTACACCCGTTTATCCCGAGCTGCTTTTTAACTACTGGATTATGGTGGCATGGGTGATTCCGTTTTTTCTATTCTCCTGTACGCTACTTGTCGTGCAGTACATGCGAGAAAAAGATCCACTTGTGAAAAAGAACAGTTTTTTCACGAACGTACTCATCATCATTCCGTTGTTTTTCGTCTTTATTTTCATCTATATCATGCGTATCCAGAACGATTACGAGGCTTGGCGCTACAACATGCTCGTGGTCACGATCCAGTTTATCCTGATCGTTGCCATCAGTCTGAAATACGGCTTCCTTGGCGTCCGTCTCCGAGTGGAGAAAAAACGTCTGGACAGTACCTTGCGCGCCTTGACTTCCGGTGCACAAATCATTAACCATACGATTAAAAATGAAGCAGGCAAAATCTCGCTATATGCCGACCGCATCGAGACATATGCGGATGAAACCAACCAGCCGTCGCTAAAAGAAGACGCGCTTGTGCTGATGCAATCCTCGCAGCATATGCTGGACATGATGAATCGGATTCAAAACCAGCTGCGAGACGTCGAGCTGCGCGAAGAACCATGTGACCCTGGCCAAATCATCGAGCAAGTCACACAAAATTTAACGCCCTATATCCTGAAACAGCAGGTAGAAGTCGTTAGTGAATTGGACGAAACACTTCGCTTGTATGGGGATGGCGTACAACTGCGCGAAGTCATCACCAACTTGTGCATGAATGCGCTGGAAGCCATGAAGTCGGGCGGCAAGCTCCATCTTCAGCTATTTATGTCTCACAAGCATCTGATCATCACTGTCGCAGACACAGGCACAGGCATCACAAAAGAGAACCTGCCTCACGTGCTCGATCCTTTTTTCTCGACAAAAAGGACAGGGCAAAACTTTGGTCTCGGGCTCTCCTACTGCTACAATGTCATGCAAAAGCATCAAGGCCAACTGGAAATCTACAGTGAGCAAGGCAAAGGAACTACCGTTTTCCTGTTCTTCCCGAAAAAGCGCGTCATCATAAACGACTCTGAATAG
- the chbG gene encoding chitin disaccharide deacetylase, translating to MKLIVNADDFGYSKGVNLGIVEAHREGVVTSATLMVNMEGFEHAVGLAKEHPTLGVGIHLVLTCGSPVSQDVPSLTDGEGRFRRGQDHLISAVPEEIERELRAQLGRFVAAGLKLTHIDSHHHVHAHPAILPIVLKLAEEYRVPVRYPWLFGTQEKRDQLSILTTEGFSHHFYGDDLTVQSFVRIVEDMADYPVVEIMTHPAYLDEAVLTGSSYAKQRTTELKILTAAELKQYIHDQKIQLVTFSELG from the coding sequence ATGAAATTGATTGTGAATGCAGACGATTTTGGGTATTCCAAAGGCGTCAATCTGGGCATCGTCGAAGCACATCGGGAAGGAGTCGTTACTTCTGCGACCTTGATGGTCAATATGGAGGGGTTCGAGCACGCTGTAGGGCTGGCCAAAGAACATCCGACGCTCGGAGTAGGCATTCATCTGGTACTCACATGCGGATCGCCAGTTAGTCAGGATGTACCATCGCTAACGGATGGAGAGGGGCGTTTCCGACGTGGGCAAGATCATCTGATTTCTGCTGTACCGGAGGAGATTGAGCGGGAGCTGCGGGCTCAATTGGGGAGGTTTGTTGCGGCGGGGCTCAAGCTGACGCATATCGACAGCCACCACCATGTACATGCACATCCAGCCATTTTGCCGATTGTTCTGAAGCTGGCAGAGGAATATAGGGTGCCAGTTCGCTATCCCTGGCTGTTCGGGACACAGGAGAAGCGGGACCAGTTGAGTATTTTGACGACAGAAGGCTTTTCTCATCATTTTTATGGAGACGACCTAACCGTACAATCCTTCGTCAGGATCGTAGAGGATATGGCAGATTATCCTGTGGTTGAGATCATGACACACCCTGCCTATTTGGACGAAGCGGTACTGACAGGCAGTTCATACGCAAAGCAACGAACCACAGAATTGAAGATCTTAACAGCAGCAGAGTTAAAGCAGTACATTCATGATCAAAAAATACAGCTCGTGACTTTTAGCGAACTTGGATAG